In one window of Miscanthus floridulus cultivar M001 chromosome 12, ASM1932011v1, whole genome shotgun sequence DNA:
- the LOC136497410 gene encoding protein ECERIFERUM 26-like: protein MVFEQEQEEVTPGAVHGYRLSTVVPSSVTGEVDYALADADLAFKLHYLRGVYYYPPGDVARGLATKVLKDPMFPWLDDYFPVAGRVRRAEKDAEAAADGAPRRPYIKCNDCGVRIVEAKCDRDMDEWLRDDAPDRLRQLCYDKVLGPELFFSPLLYVQITNFKCGGLALGFSWAHLIGDVPSAVTCFNKWAQILSGKKPEATVLTPLNKPLQGQSPAAAPRSVKQVGPIEDHWLVPAGRDMACYSFHVSETVLKKLQQQQGRHAAAAGTFELVSALVWQTVAKIRGGDVDTVTVVRTGAAARSGKSLANEMTVGYVASAGSSPAKTDVAELAALLTKNVVDETAAVAAFQGDVLVYGGANLTLVDMEQVDVYALEIKGLRPVHVEYGMDGVGEEGAVLVQPDADGRGRLVTAVLPRDEIDSLRAALGSALQVA from the exons ATGGTGTtcgagcaggagcaggaggaggtgACGCCGGGCGCGGTGCACGGGTACCGCCTCTCCACGGTGGTGCCGAGCTCGGTGACGGGGGAGGTGGACTACGCGCTGGCGGACGCGGACCTGGCCTTCAAGCTGCACTACCTGCGCGGGGTGTACTACTACCCGCCCGGGGACGTGGCGCGCGGCCTCGCCACCAAGGTGCTCAAGGACCCCATGTTCCCCTGGCTCGACGACTACTTCCCCGTCGCCGGCCGCGTCCGCCGCGCCGAGAAGGACGCCGAGGCCGCAGCCGATGGGGCGCCGCGCAGGCCCTACATCAAGTGCAACGACTGCGGCGTGCGCATCGTGGAGGCCAAGTGCGACCGCGACATGGACGAGTGGCTCCGCGACGACGCGCCCGACAGACTCAGGCAGCTCTGCTACGACAAGGTGCTCGGCCCCGAGCTCTTCTTCTCGCCGCTGCTCTACGTCCAG ATCACAAACTTCAAATGCGGCGGGCTGGCGCTGGGGTTCAGCTGGGCTCACCTCATCGGCGACGTGCCGTCGGCCGTCACCTGCTTCAACAAGTGGGCGCAGATCCTGAGCGGCAAGAAGCCGGAAGCCACCGTCCTGACCCCGCTGAACAAACCGCTGCAGGGCCAGTCCCCCGCGGCGGCGCCGCGCTCCGTCAAGCAGGTCGGGCCCATCGAGGACCACTGGCTGGTCCCGGCGGGCCGCGACATGGCGTGCTACTCCTTCCACGTCAGCGAAACAGTGCTCAAGAagctccagcagcagcaggggcGCCACGCTGCGGCCGCGGGCACCTTCGAGCTCGTGTCCGCGCTGGTGTGGCAGACGGTGGCGAAGATCAGGGGCGGCGACGTGGACACGGTGACCGTGGTCAGGACCGGCGCGGCCGCGCGAAGCGGCAAGTCCCTGGCCAACGAGATGACGGTCGGGTACGTGGCGTCGGCGGGGTCCTCGCCAGCGAAGACGGACGTCGCGGAGCTGGCGGCGCTGCTGACCAAGAACGTGGTCGACGAGACCGCCGCGGTGGCGGCGTTCCAGGGGGACGTCCTCGTGTACGGCGGCGCCAACCTGACGCTCGTGGACATGGAGCAGGTGGACGTGTACGCGCTGGAGATCAAGGGGCTGCGCCCGGTCCACGTGGAGTACGGCATGGACGGCGTCGGCGAGGAGGGCGCCGTGCTGGTGCAGCCCGACGCCGACGGCCGCGGCCGCCTCGTCACGGCGGTGCTGCCCAGGGACGAGATCGACAGCCTCCGCGCCGCGCTCGGTAGCGCGCTGCAGGTCGCCTGA